One Actinomycetospora corticicola genomic window, TCGCTCGTGGCGCGGACCTGCGTGGCGCGGCCGAGGTGCTCGATCCCCATCTGCTCGATGGAGAACGCGGACGCCTTCGACTGGACCTTGCCGCCGCAGAGCGCGGCCATGTCCTCGAGGAGGTGGACGCGCTTCTCGCCGAAGCCGGGCGCCTGGATGCAGGTGACCTTGAGGTGCCCGTTCACGTGGTTGTGCACGAGCATCTGCAGGGCGGAGCCCTCGACCTTCTCGGCGACGATCACCAGGGGGCGCGGCTCGCGCATGATCCGCTCGAGCATCGGCATCAGGGACCGGACGTCGGAGATCTTCTCGGCGCAGAACAGCAGGTACGGGTCGTCGAGGACCGCCAGCATCGAGCCGGGGTCGGTGACGAGGTAGGGCGAGATGTAGCCGTTGTCGAACTCGAAGTCCTCGACGAAGTTCACGTGCAGACCGTGCAGGGGGCCGTCGTCGACGGTGATGACGCCGTCGTCGCCCACGGTGTGCAGGGTCTGGGCCACGACGCGGCCGATCGACTCGTCGTCGTTGGCGGAGATCGACGCGACCCGGGAGAGCGACTCCACGTCGTCCACCGGGTGGGCCACCGTCGCCAGGTGGTCCACGATCTTCTGCACCGCGATGTCCACGCCGCGCTTGACCAGCACCGGGTTGCCGCCCTGGCCGATGGCCTTGAGGCCCTCGCGGACGATCGCCTGGGCGATCACGGTCGCCGTGGTGGTGCCGTCGCCGACCACGTCGTTGGTCTTGACCGCGGCCTCCTTGAGGACCTGCGCGCCCATGTTCTCGAACTGGTCGCGGAGGAAGATCTCGCGGGCGATCGTGACGCCGTCGTTGGTCACCTCGGGCGTGCCGGTGATCTTCTCCAGGATGACGTTGCGGCCCTTGGGCCCGAGCGTCGACTTCACCGCCTCGGCGAGCTGGTCCACCCCCGCCTGCAGTGCCTGGCGGGCGTCGGCTCCGAATCGCAGTTCCTTGGCCATGGCCTCTCTTCTCCTCGGGAATTCGAAGTCGATAACGGTGGTGGTGGTCGTGCCGGAACCGCCGCCCACCCCACCCGCGACGACAGCGGTGGGCGGCGGTCCGACGTCAGGGGACGGGCCGGATCAGGACTTGTTCACCACGGGCGGGAGCATGTCGCCGATGAATTCGGCGGCCTCCTCCATGTTCCCGAACATCACGGTCCGATCGTCCATGTGGACCATCTTCCCGTAGTGGGTGGACATGTTCTCCTCGAACTCGGCGGCGTCGTAGAAGCCTTCCTCCTCGCCGAGCGCCTCGGAGATCTCGTCGTAGACGAAATCCATCCGACCCTTGCAGTCGACCCGGATCATCGCCGGCAGGTGCGTGACCGTCACGTTCTCCTGACGGTCCATCACCTCCGCGACGACCACGCCGATCTGGTTGTTCATCAAGGTGACGCCGGCCATGCCGGACTCGGTCTTGTCCGCCTTGAACGGGCTCTCGGCGGTCTTGAACTGGGTCACTGGGAGAGCTCCTTCGGGACGTCGAGGCCGAGGTCGCCGAGAATGCCTGCGAAGCGGTTCTTGGCGCGGTCGAGGGAATCCTCGAAACGGGGCGGCTTGTTGTCGGGCTGCGACCACAGGGGCGACATCTGCCGGGCAGCCTCGAGGCACTGCGGCACCCACTTCGAGAGCCACTCCCCCATGAGCGCCTTGTTGTGGTCGGCGAACTCCTTGTCCTGCGTGAGCAGCCCGAAGCACGCCTGGCTCCAGCGCAGGTCGCGCTGGGAGTAGTCGTACTCGCCGGCGCCCATGACGGTCGGGGTCACGTAGTCGCCGTTGCCGGGGGCCGCCTGCTGCACGAGGTTCGACCGGAACAGCTCGCCGAGCAGCGGCTCGAAGATGATGTTCGTCGCGAAGATCGTCTCCGCCCAGTCGTCCTCGATCGCGGTGAGCGCCTCACAGACCTTGCGGACGCCCTGCCACTCGGTGTCGTTGTTCCAGGCGTCGACGTGTGCGGTGCCGTCGAAGCCGTCGATCTCCTCGGAGAGCGTGAGGTTGTAGAGCGCGATGTCCTGGGCGAACCGGATCTTGTGCGCGCTGTTCACGGCCATCGCCGTGTTGTGCATGTTCGTGGGGCCGGAGCGGTTGCAGGCGGCGAACACGTACAGCCCGAAGATGTGCTCGATGTGCATCCACGTGCTGACGTGGCGCTCGACGAACTTCACCCAGTTCGGGTTCCACTGCTCGAACGCCTTGGCGTTGCGGGCGTTCTCGACGTTCGCCGTGATCTGCCGCTCGACGTTGGCGTTGTTCCGGAAGATCGTGAGGTCCCACTCCTCGTTGGGATCCCGGAACTCGTGCCAGCCGTGGGCGGGCCAGTCCTGCACCGGCTTGCCGCCGGAGCCGGGGCCACGCTCGGGCTCGGGGTTGTCGACCCCCCACGCCTTGAGCTTGGTCCAGGTCAGCGGGTAGCCCGAGGAGCCGTCCGCGAAGCCGTAGATCCACCCCTGCGACAGGTAGTGCCGCGGGTCGGGCTGGACCTCGACCGTGACGTCCTCGTAGTGGGTCTGCTTGCGCTTGGCCGGCTTGTAGTAGTTGTAGCGCCGCGCCGACGGGCCGGAGTCGGGGAATTCTTTCGCCCCGGCCTCGGCGTCGGTGAACTGCGGCTTCGGTACGCTTCTCTCGGTCTCGGTGCTCGTCATGTGTCGCCCTATTCCTCCGGCTCTCCGGTGGTGGTGAATTTGTCGAAGAAGATGTTGCGCTCGTCGATCCCACGCTGACTCAGGAGTGCGATGGCCGCGTCCACCATGGGTGGTGGGCCGCACACGTAGGCATCCCTTCCCTTCAGATCGGATTCCTCCGCACGGACCGCTTCGGTGACGAAACCGGTCAGTCCGTCCCACCCCTCTCCCTCGTGATCGGAGAGCACGGGGATGTAGCGGAAGCCGGGGAGCTTGGTCTCGAGCTCGCGCAGTTCGTCCTCGAAGCAGAGGTCGTCCTTCGTGCGGGCCCCGTAGTAGAGGACCGTGCGCCGGGTCGTCTCCTTCTCGACGAGGCCGCGGAGCAGGCCGAGCAGCGGCGCCATTCCCGCGCCCCCACCGACGAAGATGATGTCCGAGGTGCGGTTCTCGCGGAGGGTGCAGGTGCCGAACGGCGCCTCGACCTCGAGCTTGTCGCCGGCCTGCACCTCGTTCTTCAGGAACTGCGAGAACAGACCGTCGGGGTAGATCTTGATGACGAACTCGAACACGCCCTCGCGGTTCGGCGTGTTCGCCATCGAGAAGGACCGGCTCTCACCCGACTCCGGGAGGATGAAGTCCATGTACTGACCGGGGAAGAACTTGATGTCGTCCCCGGCGACCTGGCGCACCACGAGGTGGCGCATGTCGTGGGTGACCGGCTCGTTCGAGAGGACCTCGACGGTGCCCCGCCGCACCGGCAGCCCCGAGCGCAGGACCTCCTCGTCGTAGTTGAGCAGTTCGATCGTGAGGTCGTCATAGGCGTGGGCGCGGCACAGGAGCGTCTGGCCGTCCTCCCGCTCCATGTCGGGCAGGGCGAAGGTCGAGTAGCTGTCGAGCTCGATGTCGTCGATCTCGCCCTCGAGGACGAAGGACTTGCACGCGGCGCACTGGCCCTCCTTGCAGCCGTGCATGAGCTGGACGCCCTGTTCGAAGGCGGCGCGCAGGATCGTCTGGTCCTCGTCGACCTCGATCTCGATGCCCACCGGTTCGAACCGAACACGGTGCTTGTCACCCATCGATGAACTCCTGGAAGAGGGGGATTCGGACACAGCTCGGCCGTAGCCGGAATGCGTTTGAGAAAAGAAAACGCCGGGCCGGGATCGACACACGGCACGGCGGGGGACCGCGAGGGGCCGGAAACACCGGCCCCCCGCGGTTTACTGCTGGTCCGTCAGATCAGGACGTCGCGCCGGCCGGACGGCCGGCCGGGCCCTGCGCGTTGTAGTCCGCCACGAAGGCGGACCGCTCCGAGTCGCTCATCTCGTTGAGGATGACGTTCGGGCTGGCCACGTGCGGCATGCGCCGCATGTGGTCGAGCGTCCACATCTTCTTCGGGTCGAGGTCCAGGTGCGGCTGCGCCGTGAGCGTCTTGCCGTCGTCACGCACGAAGCCCATGTCCTGGATGACGTCGGCCCAGTTCCAGCCGTGGTACAGCGTCTCCCACTCGCGGTGGCCGACGAGCTTGCCCATGTTGGGCGTGTCGCGACCCTCGTAGGTGGGACGGAACGCGACGGCGTCGGTCCAGCGGCAGGCCTCGTGGCAGTACGTGCGCCACTGACCGTCCACCTTGTCGACGACCATGTCCTCACGCACCAGGCAGGGGACCATGCAGGTCCAGCAGCGGTGCGGGTACACGTAGTCGACGTCCTCGGCCACGATCGCGTGGTGACCGTTCGGGCGCGACAGGCGGTTGTAGTTCTCCCACCACTTGCCGTACCGGTCGTACCAGCCCGGGTACTTGTACTCGAACCACTCGAAGTCCTCGTCGGTCATGCCGTCGATCCGCCAGTAGTTGGCGACCCAACCGGTGGCGAAGAACTGCGCGACCTCGTGGACGTAGCCCTTGTTCCAGATCTGGTTCCACGACTCCTCGATGAGGTCGTGGGGGATCACCAGGCCGTACTTCTCGAGCGGCAGGAGGTAGGCACGGTAGTAGTCGTCGTAGATCCACCGACGCCACATCTCCGCGTAGGACTCGCGGTCCTTGCGGCGGTCCTTCGTGCCGTACTCGATGAAGGTACCGATCGCGGCGTCCACGACGCGGTGGTTGTTCCACCACGCGTAGCGCAGGTCGCGCTCGAGGAGCTGGCGGTTGTCCTCGTCCGACAGCGCCATGAGCAGCGTGGCGTAGCCGTTCGAGATGTGCCGCGACTCGTCGGACTGGACCGAGTGGAACACCGTCGGCAGCAGGTAGTCGCCGTTGGCGGCCGCCTCACCGGGCATGGCCACGAACAGGGTGTTCGTGAAGGCCGTCTCGGCGACGATCGTCAGGTAGATGCTGGCCGCGGTGATCGCGTCACCGGTGATGAAGCCCTCGGCGAACTGCCGGCCGATGGTGCCGCAGTAGTCCGAGTGGAAGTTGCGGAGCGTGTTGTTGAACCCCGCCGGGTCGATGTAGTTGTTCATGTACAGGCGCTTGAGGTTCTGCTGGATCGTGCTGTGCCGAACCTCGTCGATCATCTGGATCGCCTGGCCGTTGTGCAGCTCCGGGTTCGGAACCGCCTGGAACAGCATCGGCATCGAGCGCGCGGCCGAGATCTCCGGCAGCGGGATGATCGACAGGAAGAGCTTCTGCCACTCCAGCCAGCGCTCCTGCACCTGGCGGAACATGTTGCCGCGGATCGCGCCGTCCGACGCGCCGTACACGCGGCTGTCCTTCTCCTCCTCCATGGGGAAGTAGGAGCGGAGGACCTGCTTCAGCGGGTCCTTCTTGGCAGCCTTCTTGAAGGTGTAGTCCGTGCCGTATTTCATGTACGGCTCGTGGTACTGCGGCTCCCAGGAGAGTTCCTGGATTTTCTGGTGAGCCTTCGCCAAACTCTGACGGCTCATGCTTTCCTCCTCGGAAAGTACGACGGTGGATGTCTCGGGAGTTCCTGCGGTGCGGGCCGCCGCGCGGCCCCGGAGCTACGCCGGCCTCACCCCCTCCTCGTCGTCGTCGATGCGGTCGGCCGCGACCCGGGCCCGCCACTCGCGCATCGCGGTGGCGGCCACCTCCCGGACCGCGGTGGTCAGGGCGTCGCCGTCCTGGGCGAACCGCCGGGCGGGGCTCGAGACCGCGATGCTCGCCGCGACCCGGCCGTCGGGGGCGACGATCGGCGCGCCGACGCAGCAGAAGCCCTCGGCGAACTCCTCGCGGTCGACGGCCACGCCGTCGCGACGCACGCGTGCGAACTCGCGCTCGAGCCCCGGCGTCGTGGTGATGGTGGTGGCGGTGAAGGCCGTCCGGTCGGGCTGCGCGAGGAGCAGTTCCTCGATCTCCGACGACGTCGCGACCAGCGCCTTCGTGACGGCGAGCGCGTGGGCCTGGGCGACCGGGATGCGCTCGCGCAGGTCGGGGATGCGGGCGAGGCCCTGGTGGCCGCGGGCGTCGACGATCACGGTCGCGTCGCCGTCCCAGCGGGCGAGGTAGGAACGCTGCCGCGTGCGCCAGTAGAGCTCGGTCACCGCGTCGGCGAGGCTCTCGGGCAGCTCGTAGCGGCTGACCGGGTCGTCGTGCCGGCGCAGCGGGCGCGGCTCGACGACGTCCGGCGCCTCGATCCCGTCGGTCGCGTCCTCCTCGGCGGCCCCCCACGGGTCGCCCCAGGGCGGGGCGTCGCTCAGGCGGTAGACGCCGGTGTGGCCGTCGCGGCGGGCGTAGCCCTCCTGGCAGAGCGTGTTGAGCAGGTACCGCGCGGTGGCGGAGCTCTTGCCGATCTCGACGGCGAGCCCCTCGGCGGTGACGCCGTCGCGGGCGGCGGCGAGGTAGCGCAGGGACGTCAGGGCCTCGGCGGCGGTCTTGAGGGAACGCCCTCCGGAACGCTGGTCCGACATCACGCCTCCTCTCCGCCGACGGTGCGAGCGGTCCCGGGTCGCGACGACCCGGTCCCCCGACGGGCCCGGTGGTGGTGGTGGGGCCCGTCGCGCCTCGCCGGAGCGGTGCTCCTCGGCGAGACGTGGACCACTGAACGCGGCGGGACGACCTGTGGTCAACATCACCGTTTCGATGTGCAGATGCTGCACACCGCCGTCGAACCCGGTCGAATGACCGTTCGTCGCAGGTCAGAGAGGTATGGACGCCGCCGAAGTGGGTATCACGAGCTGTTGGTGTCTCAGAGGGAGACACCGCGAGGTCGAGATCCACTCGGTTCCGGCGGGGTCCGCGACCCGCCGTCGGGAGCGGATCACTCGTGCTCGGGCAGCACCGGGACCGAGATTCCCGGGTCCCGGCCGAGCTGGGTCGCGCGGCCGACCGCAGCGGCGCCGAAGCGGGCACGGACGGCGTCGAGGGCGGAGTCGAGCGCCGCCGGGTCGCGTTCGGGCCCGGGTCCGGCGAGCGCGGTGTGCGGCTCGTCGCGCTCGTCGAGGGCGAGCTCGAGCTGCTCGCGGCCGTCGCGATCCAGGTTGGCCAGCGAGAGCCCGATCAGCGTGATGCCGCGCTGCAGGATCATCGACATCGACTCCGTGAGCAGCTCGCGGGCGGCCGCGTCGAGCGCGGCCGTGCGGTCGGTCGCGGTGCGCAGCGTGTGCGAGCGCGTGACGCGCGTGAAGTCGCCGAAGCGCAGCCGGAGCACCACGGTGCGGCAGGTGCGGTCGCCCTCGCGCAGGCGGCGGGCGAGCCGGTCGACGATGCCGGCCAGGATCGTGTCCAGCTCCTCGGGGCTGCGGCGCCGGTTGCCGAGCGCGCGCTGGGAGCCGATCGAGCGGCGCGAGACCCCGGGGGTGACCCGCCGCGGGTCGGAGAACGTCGCGAGGGCGTGCAGGTGGTGCCCGGAGGCCGGACCGAGCAGGGAGACCAGCGCGGACTCGCCCAGCGCCGCCACGTCGGCGACGGTGTGGACCCCCAACCCGTGCAGCTTCGCCGCGGTCACCTTCCCCACGCCCCACAGCCGCTCCACCCGCAGCGGGTGCAGGAACTCGCGCTCGGCGTCGGGCTCCACGACGAGCAGGCCGTCGGGCTTGGCGACGCCGCTCGCGACCTTCGCCAGGAACTTCGTGCGCGCCACCCCCACCGTGATCGGCAGCCCGACCTCGGCGAGCACCCGGCCGCGCAACCGCGCGGCGATGTCCCGCGGGGTGCCGACGAGCCGGGCGAGCCCTCCGACCTCGAGGAACGCCTCGTCGACGGAGATACCCTCCACCAACGGCGTGGTGTCGCGGAAGATCGCGAACACGTCCTTCGACGCCGCGGAGTAGGCCTCCATCCGGGGCGGGACGACGATCGCGTCCGGGCACAGCGCCCGGGCCTGCCGGCCGTTCATCGCGGTCCGCACCCCGGCCCGCTTGGCCTCGTAGCTGCAGGCGAGCACCACGCCGCCGCCGACGAGGACGGGCCGACCGCGCAGATCGGGGTCGTCGCGCTGCTCCACCGAGGCGTAGAAGGCGTCGAGGTCGGCGTGCAGGATCGTCGCGGCGGTGGGCGGGCGCCCGGGGCCCGCCGGCCCGCTCCCGACGCGCGCGTCCGACACGAGGTCCAGTGTGCCCCGGCCGGGCACAATGTCCTGATGTGACGACCCGTCTCCAGGCCGGCCGGGAGTACCCCCACCCCGTCGCCGCCTTCGCCCGCGCGCTCGCCGACCCGGACTTCCACCGGGCCCGGCTCGACGCGGGCGGCGGGGGTGAGGTGGAACGCCACGAGATGCACGGGGCACGGTTGGAGGTGGTGGTGCGCCAGCCCGTGCCCACGGGACAGATCCCGCCCGCGATCGGGCGGCTGCTGACCGGTGGGCTGGTGCTGCGGCGCACCGAGCGGTGGACCCTGTCCGACGACCGCTGCCACGGCACCGTCGAGGTGAGCGTGCCGCTGGCCCCGGTCCGCGCCGAGGGGCGGATGTCGGTCGACCCCGTGGGCGCGGCGGCCTGTCTGCTCGACGTGGACGTCGCGGTCACGGTGACGATCCCGTTCGCCGGGGCGCTCGTGGAGGGCACGGTGGTCGACGGCGTCCGACAGCTGACCGGGGTGGAGCACGACAACATCACCCGCTGGCTCGACGGGGCCGGGGCGAGCGGAGCGACGGGGTCGGGGGGCGACTCCTGATGCCGGCCCGGCGCAACCGCCTCGGGCGCGGTGACAAGGTCGTGGTCATCTCCCCCTACGGCAGCCGCCTCGGCGTCTACGACCTGGAGACCGGTGAGGTCACCGACGTACCGCCTGCGTTCCGGGCGACGTTCGTGGCCGAGCTCGACGAGTGGCTGGCCGCGCACGGTCTCGACCCGTTCCCCGGCTTCGGGGAGAACGGCGCCACGACGCGGCCCCCGAGCCGACGGCAGCGGATGCGCGACACGCTGAGCTTCCAGCGACCGCGCGACACCGCGGCGCCGCCGCCACCGGCGGCCCCGCGCGGCCCCGACCCGACCCGTCGTCGGGAACCCGCGGCGTTGGAGGCGGGCGTGCCGACCCCCACCGGCGGCTGGTCGGCCGACTCGGCCGACGGCTACCGCTTCGACGCGTTCGACGACGGCGGGCCGCGTGCCGCCGGTCACCCGCGGCCCGACCGGCGGCCCGGGGACGAGTGGACGGACCTCGCCCGCTACACCCCCGACCACGGCCTCGCCCGGCGGGCCGCCGCGGCCCGACGGGACGGCAGGCGCGAGGAGGACGTGGCCCTGCGGCGGCAGGCGGACGCCCGGCTGGAGGTCGCGCAGTCGTTGAGCCGGGAGCTCGCCGCGCCGGTGTCGAGCCGGATCGGGCGCGTCGCGCGCTGGCGGATGCTGCACGGGATCGACCTCGTGATCGGCCGCGAACCGGTGGTCCTCGACCACCTCGTCATCTGCCCGGGCGGCGTGTTCGTGCTGGAGGACCGGCCGCAGCCCGGGAGCAAGGTGCACGCCTCCACCGACGGGCTCGAGGTCGACGGCCAGCACGTCGACCTGGCGCGCATCCGCACGATCGGCGAGGAGGTGGCGGATCGGCTCGCCGAGGCCATCGCGCTCGCCGCGGGCTTCGAGGAGGTGCTCAACCCGCCGACGGTGACCCCCGTCGTCGTGGTGGTGGGCGCGACGATCGTCAACCACAGCCGCCCCCGCGGGGTGATCGTCACCCGGGCCGGCGACCTGGGACGCGCCCTGCGCAGCCGGGGTGACCGGCTGACCGCGGCCGCCATCGAGGAGACCTACGCGGTGGCGCGGCGCTCGGACACCTGGACCTCGTGACCGTCTCCGACCTCCTCGACGTGCGCACCGTGTGGGCCGAGCCCGCGTCGCTGGTGTCGATGCGCGGCCAGGAGGTGCTCGCGCGGTTCCCCGACGCCGAGATCCGCGAGGTCGCCTCGCACTGGGCGATCCCGGAGCTGCACGGCAACGCGGGGAACGTCTCGCGGTGGGTGCGGGTGAAGGCGGAGAACCTCGTCCTCGGCGAGAAGAAGTCGCTGACGGTGCGGCCCAACGGGCGCTCCGCGGACTTCATCGCGCCGTCCTCGGCCAACGGGTGCGCGATGGCGTGCGCCTACTGCTACGTGCCCCGCCGCAAGGGGTACGCGAACCCGATCACGGTGTTCACCAACGTCGACGACATCCTGCGGGCCGTCACCCGCCACCTCGCCCGCACCGGCCCGAAGCCGGAGCCCAACCAGTGCGGCACCGCATGGGTCTACGACCTCGGGGAGAACTCCGACTGCTCGGTGGACGCGCTGGTCAGCGACGGCGTCGCCGACGCGGTCGCCCACTTCCGCGGCCTCGCCGGGGCCCAGGCCTCGTTCGCCACCAAGTACGTCAACCGCGGCCTGCTCGACCTCGACCCGCAGGGCTCCACCCGGATCCGGTTCTCTCTCATGCCGCCGGAGGACGCGCAGCTGCTGGACCTGCGCACCTCGTCGATCGACGAGCGCATCGGCGCCGTCGACGACTTCCTGACGGCGGGCTACGAGGTCCACCTGAACTTCTCCCCCGTCGTGCTGCGCGAGGGCTGGCAACGCCGCTGGGCGACCCTGCTCGACGAGCTGTCCGACCGGCTCTCGCCCGCCGCGCGCGAGCAGGCGGCGTGCGAGGTCATCCTGCTGACCCACAACGAGGGACTGCACGAGGTCAACCTCGGCTGGCACCCGAAGGCCGAGGACGTGCTCTGGCGGCCCGAGGCGCAGGAGGCCAAGACGTCGCAGAACGGGCAGGACAACGTGCGCTACCGGGTGGACGTCAAGCGCCGCGCCGTGGCCCGGATGCGGGAGCTGATCGGCGTCCACGCCCCGTGGCTCACGGTCCGGTATGCCTTCTGACATCGCCGTCGACCGACGCGCGCGGGGCGCGGTCATGGCGCTGTTCGCGGTCAACGGCGCCACCTACAACTCGCTCGTGCCCCGCTTCCCCGCGCTGCGCGACGGCCTCGGGCTCTCGAACGCCGAGCTCGGGACCGCGATCGCCGCGTTCCCGGCGGCCGCCCTGCTCGTCGGGGTGCTGGCCGGCCCGCTGGTGGCCCGGTTCGGCAGCGGGCGGGTCGCGGCGTCGGTGTCCCTGCTCGGGGCGCTGCTGCTGCCGCTGGTGGCGGTGGCGCCGGGCTGGTGGGCGCTCGCGGCCGCCCTGTTCGTGCTCGGCGTGACCGACGCCTGGACCGACGCCGCGATGAACGCGCAGGGCCTCGTCGTCCAGGAGCGCTACGGCCGCTCGATCATCAACGGCCTGCATGCCACGTGGAGCGTCGCCGCGGTCGGCGCGGGCCTGCTCGGCGCGGGGGCCGCGGGGCTCGGCGTGCCCATCGGGTGGCACCTGGCCGCGGTGTCCGTGGCCCTGCTGGTGACCTCCGCCGTGGCCTGGGTGTTCACGGTGCCGGACCCCGTACACCACACCGAGGAGTCCTCGGCCGGCGTCCGCTCGGTGCTGCGGTCGCGACCCGCCGTGCTCGGGCTGCTCGCGATCGCGGGCCTCATGGTGTGCTCGGGCGCGGTGGAGGACTCGTCGGCCTCGTGGGGCGCGGTGTACCTGCGCGACGACCTCGGAGCGGGCGCCTTCGTCGCCGGCCTGCCCTTCGTCGCCTTCCAGGTCTTCATGACGGCGGGCCGCATCGGCGGCGACCGCGTGGTCGACCGGTTCGGGGCGGTGCGCGTGGCCCGGCTCGGTGCGCTCGTCGCCGCCGTGGCGCTGGCGGTGGCGCTGCTCGTGGCGCACCCCGTCGCGGCGGTGGTCGGCTGGGCCGTCGCCGGGCTGGGCGTGGCGACCCTCTTCCCGCTCGCGTTCGCGGCCGCCGGTGCGGTGCCGGGGGTCCGGCCGGGCGACGGGATCGCCGTCGTGGGGTTCCTCGCCCGGCTCGGCTTCCTCGTGACCCCGCCCGTGATCGGCGCGATCGCGGACGCCTCGACGGTGGGCACGGGACTCCTGCTCGTCCCGGTCGCGGCCCTCGGCGCGGCGGCGCTCGCCCGGTCGTTGCGGCCGGCCCGCTGACCGGCCCCCTCCGCGGCAGCGAAGCGTCGTTGCTGTCATCCAGCGGCAGGATCTCCCCGTTGCTGGTCCAGAGCCCCGACCCGGACGCCGGCCATACGTCACTGCCGGCACTGGACGCCAGGAACGCCACACCGTCGCGGCCCGCGCTCCCTGCCCGCGGCAGACTCGTCGTCGTGACCCCCGACGAGGCCGCCGCCGTGCTCTCCGCCGCTCCGGGCGACCTCGACGGGACGGTCGCCGACCTCCCCGGCGCGCCCGGGCTCCACGCCTGGTGGACGGTCGAGCCGCTCGGTCTCGGCGGCGTGGTGCACGACGGCCGGACCCTGCTCGACGTCGGCGCCGCGCGCATGCTGCGCAACCGCATCCGTCGACAGGACCTCTACCGCACCGGGGTGTCGCGCCTGCGCCGCGTGCTGGCCGGACTGCAGCTCGACGAGCTGGCGCTCGCCCCGACGTGGGCGGCCGAGGTGGTGCTGCCGAAGGCCGACGAGGAGCGGCTCTCCGCCTGGATGCGCGAGCGGCTGCTGCTGACGGTCCTTCCCGACGACGGGGCGGCGGACCTGCTCGGGCCCGTCGCGGTCCGGCTCGGGGAGACCGCTCTGGCGTCGGAGGCGGCGGCCGGAGCGGAGGAGCGGTTCGTCGCCGCGGCCGGCGCGAAGCCGGTGCGGCCCGTCGGCGAGGTGTTCCGCCGCCCCTGACGGTGTGGCGTTCCTGGCGTCCGGCGCCGGCAGTGACGCACGGCCGGCATCCGGGACGGTGGCCCGGGACCGGCGACGACGTGGCGATCCTGCCACTGGATGACAGCAATGACGCTCCGCTGCCACGGGGGCACTCAGGCGTGC contains:
- a CDS encoding IclR family transcriptional regulator — its product is MSDQRSGGRSLKTAAEALTSLRYLAAARDGVTAEGLAVEIGKSSATARYLLNTLCQEGYARRDGHTGVYRLSDAPPWGDPWGAAEEDATDGIEAPDVVEPRPLRRHDDPVSRYELPESLADAVTELYWRTRQRSYLARWDGDATVIVDARGHQGLARIPDLRERIPVAQAHALAVTKALVATSSEIEELLLAQPDRTAFTATTITTTPGLEREFARVRRDGVAVDREEFAEGFCCVGAPIVAPDGRVAASIAVSSPARRFAQDGDALTTAVREVAATAMREWRARVAADRIDDDEEGVRPA
- a CDS encoding NADH:ubiquinone reductase (Na(+)-transporting) subunit F — its product is MGDKHRVRFEPVGIEIEVDEDQTILRAAFEQGVQLMHGCKEGQCAACKSFVLEGEIDDIELDSYSTFALPDMEREDGQTLLCRAHAYDDLTIELLNYDEEVLRSGLPVRRGTVEVLSNEPVTHDMRHLVVRQVAGDDIKFFPGQYMDFILPESGESRSFSMANTPNREGVFEFVIKIYPDGLFSQFLKNEVQAGDKLEVEAPFGTCTLRENRTSDIIFVGGGAGMAPLLGLLRGLVEKETTRRTVLYYGARTKDDLCFEDELRELETKLPGFRYIPVLSDHEGEGWDGLTGFVTEAVRAEESDLKGRDAYVCGPPPMVDAAIALLSQRGIDERNIFFDKFTTTGEPEE
- the groL gene encoding chaperonin GroEL (60 kDa chaperone family; promotes refolding of misfolded polypeptides especially under stressful conditions; forms two stacked rings of heptamers to form a barrel-shaped 14mer; ends can be capped by GroES; misfolded proteins enter the barrel where they are refolded when GroES binds), whose protein sequence is MAKELRFGADARQALQAGVDQLAEAVKSTLGPKGRNVILEKITGTPEVTNDGVTIAREIFLRDQFENMGAQVLKEAAVKTNDVVGDGTTTATVIAQAIVREGLKAIGQGGNPVLVKRGVDIAVQKIVDHLATVAHPVDDVESLSRVASISANDDESIGRVVAQTLHTVGDDGVITVDDGPLHGLHVNFVEDFEFDNGYISPYLVTDPGSMLAVLDDPYLLFCAEKISDVRSLMPMLERIMREPRPLVIVAEKVEGSALQMLVHNHVNGHLKVTCIQAPGFGEKRVHLLEDMAALCGGKVQSKASAFSIEQMGIEHLGRATQVRATSEQTVIIGGLGDPAARETRVSQLRAEMDRATIGTDEDFFSSRIARLSGKAAILEVGAPTNAELKEIRHRVDDSLQATRAAMAEGIVAGGGAALLHAESVLDGVEVNGDYRTGRDIVRAALSEPAYLIATNAGYDGHDVVKQTRDMSTDEGFDALEGRFGNMVELGVIDPLRVVRSALQNGASVAGLILTTNSLVAEEQTPWNKALMTEYGPLDEGIPQPSPDASTPQSMGLGPSVG
- a CDS encoding toluene hydroxylase, whose translation is MTSTETERSVPKPQFTDAEAGAKEFPDSGPSARRYNYYKPAKRKQTHYEDVTVEVQPDPRHYLSQGWIYGFADGSSGYPLTWTKLKAWGVDNPEPERGPGSGGKPVQDWPAHGWHEFRDPNEEWDLTIFRNNANVERQITANVENARNAKAFEQWNPNWVKFVERHVSTWMHIEHIFGLYVFAACNRSGPTNMHNTAMAVNSAHKIRFAQDIALYNLTLSEEIDGFDGTAHVDAWNNDTEWQGVRKVCEALTAIEDDWAETIFATNIIFEPLLGELFRSNLVQQAAPGNGDYVTPTVMGAGEYDYSQRDLRWSQACFGLLTQDKEFADHNKALMGEWLSKWVPQCLEAARQMSPLWSQPDNKPPRFEDSLDRAKNRFAGILGDLGLDVPKELSQ
- a CDS encoding methane monooxygenase, whose amino-acid sequence is MSRQSLAKAHQKIQELSWEPQYHEPYMKYGTDYTFKKAAKKDPLKQVLRSYFPMEEEKDSRVYGASDGAIRGNMFRQVQERWLEWQKLFLSIIPLPEISAARSMPMLFQAVPNPELHNGQAIQMIDEVRHSTIQQNLKRLYMNNYIDPAGFNNTLRNFHSDYCGTIGRQFAEGFITGDAITAASIYLTIVAETAFTNTLFVAMPGEAAANGDYLLPTVFHSVQSDESRHISNGYATLLMALSDEDNRQLLERDLRYAWWNNHRVVDAAIGTFIEYGTKDRRKDRESYAEMWRRWIYDDYYRAYLLPLEKYGLVIPHDLIEESWNQIWNKGYVHEVAQFFATGWVANYWRIDGMTDEDFEWFEYKYPGWYDRYGKWWENYNRLSRPNGHHAIVAEDVDYVYPHRCWTCMVPCLVREDMVVDKVDGQWRTYCHEACRWTDAVAFRPTYEGRDTPNMGKLVGHREWETLYHGWNWADVIQDMGFVRDDGKTLTAQPHLDLDPKKMWTLDHMRRMPHVASPNVILNEMSDSERSAFVADYNAQGPAGRPAGATS
- the mimD gene encoding propane 2-monooxygenase effector subunit MimD, producing the protein MTQFKTAESPFKADKTESGMAGVTLMNNQIGVVVAEVMDRQENVTVTHLPAMIRVDCKGRMDFVYDEISEALGEEEGFYDAAEFEENMSTHYGKMVHMDDRTVMFGNMEEAAEFIGDMLPPVVNKS